The following proteins come from a genomic window of Salvia hispanica cultivar TCC Black 2014 chromosome 4, UniMelb_Shisp_WGS_1.0, whole genome shotgun sequence:
- the LOC125185486 gene encoding membrane-anchored ubiquitin-fold protein 3-like, giving the protein MAVDELVELKFRLSDGSDIGPSKYNSSATVTSLKEKIIALWPKDSENGPKSVSDIKLINAGRILENNRTLAESRLPLSEVPGGVITMHVVVRPPLPDKNSDKLQENSQKKGGCLCTIL; this is encoded by the exons ATGGCTGTGGATGAATTGGTGGAGCTCAAATTTAGGCTGTCTGATGGTAGTGACATTGGACCAAGCAAGTATAATTCTAGTGCAACTGTGACCTCTCTCAAGGAAAAGATTATTGCTCTATGGCCTAAAG ACTCTGAAAATGGGCCAAAATCCGTCAGTGATATAAAGCTCATTAACGCGGGAAGGATTCTTGAAAATAACAGAACACTTGCTGAATCACGGCTTCCTCTCAGTGAAGTTCCTGGAGGCGTCATCACAATGCATGTTGTCGTGCGCCCCCCCCTTCCCGACAAAAATAGTG ATAAATTGCAGGAAAATTCTCAGAAGAAAGGAGGGTGCCTTTGCACCATATTGTAA